A genomic region of Candidatus Anaeroferrophillus wilburensis contains the following coding sequences:
- a CDS encoding YifB family Mg chelatase-like AAA ATPase, with product MHTAVMSASLQGIQAVNIEVEIDVSPGLPGMAIVGLADHAIKESRDRIRAAVKNAGFAFPNRRITINLAPAHLKKEGTILDLPMAIGILAADGDHPEYASWLQHYLVVGELSLDGSVKPIRGCLSIALMARKQGYRGLILPPDNAPEAAIIEGLEVIGVNTIGDVMGLLAGDITIAATPHRPASGHRQMTAGIDFADVRGQHHAKRALEIAAGGGHNLLFIGPPGAGKSMLAKRLRTILPPLTFEEAIETTIIHSVAGTLANTDGLLLERPFRHPHHTISDAALAGGGNPPHPGEISLAHHGVLFLDELPEFRKNVLELLRQPLEDQQVTIARAKATSSFPATFILIGAMNPCPCGHYGDSQHPCTCTMHQIHKYRGKLSGPLLDRIDLHVEVPAVPAAELLNPTSTEEHSAVIRQRVVAARQVQEDRFAGRKIFYNGAMGEKDIKTFCRLEESSKTLMQQAMTKLGLSARAYSRILKVARTIADLGESRKITTSHLAEAIQYRSLDRRMML from the coding sequence ATGCATACCGCCGTCATGAGTGCCTCCCTGCAGGGCATCCAGGCCGTGAACATCGAAGTGGAAATCGATGTTTCCCCAGGACTGCCCGGCATGGCCATTGTCGGCCTTGCCGACCATGCCATTAAAGAGAGCAGGGACCGCATCCGGGCAGCGGTCAAAAACGCCGGCTTTGCCTTCCCCAACCGCCGGATTACCATCAACCTGGCACCGGCGCACCTGAAAAAAGAGGGTACTATTCTTGATCTGCCGATGGCCATCGGCATCCTCGCAGCTGACGGAGACCACCCCGAATATGCTTCCTGGCTGCAGCACTATCTGGTTGTCGGCGAACTTTCCCTGGACGGTTCGGTAAAACCGATTCGCGGCTGTCTCTCCATCGCCCTGATGGCCAGGAAGCAGGGGTATCGCGGACTCATCCTGCCACCGGACAATGCACCTGAAGCGGCGATCATCGAAGGACTGGAAGTCATCGGCGTCAATACCATCGGTGACGTTATGGGACTGCTGGCCGGCGATATCACTATTGCCGCCACCCCGCACCGCCCGGCTTCCGGACATCGCCAAATGACCGCCGGCATCGATTTTGCCGATGTCCGGGGGCAGCACCATGCCAAGCGGGCCCTGGAGATTGCCGCCGGCGGCGGCCATAATCTGCTGTTCATCGGCCCTCCAGGGGCCGGCAAATCGATGCTGGCCAAACGCCTGCGTACCATTCTGCCGCCGTTGACCTTTGAGGAAGCAATTGAAACCACCATCATCCACAGCGTTGCCGGCACGTTGGCAAACACTGACGGATTGCTGCTGGAACGACCCTTCCGCCATCCCCACCATACCATATCCGATGCCGCCCTGGCGGGTGGCGGCAACCCACCCCATCCGGGAGAAATCTCCCTGGCCCACCATGGAGTTCTGTTTCTTGATGAACTGCCGGAATTCCGCAAAAATGTCCTCGAACTGCTGCGCCAACCGCTGGAAGATCAGCAGGTGACCATTGCCCGTGCCAAGGCGACCAGCTCATTCCCGGCCACATTCATCCTCATCGGCGCCATGAATCCCTGCCCCTGCGGCCACTATGGCGACAGCCAGCACCCGTGCACCTGCACCATGCATCAGATTCACAAATACCGCGGCAAGCTCTCCGGCCCCCTTTTAGACCGCATTGATCTGCATGTGGAAGTCCCCGCTGTGCCGGCGGCAGAATTATTGAATCCCACAAGCACTGAGGAGCACTCGGCCGTTATCCGCCAGCGGGTGGTTGCCGCCCGGCAAGTTCAGGAAGACCGCTTTGCCGGCCGGAAGATTTTTTACAACGGGGCGATGGGGGAAAAGGATATCAAAACATTCTGCCGGCTGGAGGAAAGCAGCAAAACTCTCATGCAGCAGGCCATGACAAAATTGGGCTTAAGTGCCCGGGCTTACAGCCGGATTCTCAAAGTAGCCCGCACCATCGCCGACTTGGGGGAAAGCCGGAAAATCACCACCAGCCACCTGGCGGAGGCCATCCAGTACCGCAGCCTGGACCGAAGGATGATGCTCTGA
- a CDS encoding response regulator, producing MNKRLLVLDDELEIREVSVAFFSNFGFQVDAAASGNAGITLLEEQDYDVVITDLMMPDGDGEKVLAWVMKTKPYIGVIVLTGYGSVESAVNLMKMGAADYVLKPFMLPELKVVVERCISRQALKEENRLLKEAYAKMQEVKVMKEKFLDLTSHELKTPVTIINTILDLVEQHDDGACLAEQYLPLMKKTVASLTRTVGELNQLVQSREGMLPITIQEIEMAALIEEVIDDIKLLAADRKLRYAFNGRGKGPFSAFLDQDKIRQTLFELLQNAVKYTPDQGLITVDITCNHHEATPPTTMTIRISDAGIGIAPEEQEKIFEKFYKIQDVRDHSSSESAFLGGGMGVGLSLAQGLIHAQGGSLTVESSPGAGSTFIITLPCRALPASL from the coding sequence GTGAACAAGCGTCTACTGGTTCTTGATGATGAGCTGGAAATCAGAGAGGTATCGGTGGCCTTTTTTTCCAACTTCGGATTTCAGGTTGATGCAGCTGCCAGCGGCAATGCCGGCATAACCTTATTGGAAGAGCAGGATTACGACGTCGTCATCACTGATTTGATGATGCCTGACGGCGATGGCGAAAAGGTTCTCGCCTGGGTAATGAAAACCAAGCCTTATATCGGCGTTATCGTCCTCACCGGCTACGGAAGTGTGGAGTCAGCCGTAAATTTGATGAAAATGGGCGCCGCCGATTATGTCCTGAAGCCTTTCATGCTGCCTGAGCTGAAGGTCGTGGTGGAACGCTGCATCAGCAGGCAGGCTCTTAAGGAGGAAAATCGCCTGCTCAAGGAAGCCTATGCCAAGATGCAGGAGGTCAAGGTGATGAAGGAAAAGTTTCTCGACCTGACCAGCCATGAGCTGAAAACGCCGGTAACCATCATCAATACCATTTTGGATCTGGTCGAACAGCATGACGATGGGGCCTGCCTGGCGGAGCAGTACCTTCCCCTGATGAAAAAAACGGTCGCCAGCCTCACCAGAACGGTGGGGGAATTGAACCAGCTGGTCCAGTCGCGGGAGGGGATGCTCCCCATCACCATCCAGGAGATAGAAATGGCAGCCTTGATCGAGGAAGTCATCGACGATATCAAGCTGCTGGCGGCCGATCGCAAGCTTCGTTATGCGTTCAATGGCCGGGGAAAAGGCCCTTTCAGCGCGTTTCTGGACCAGGATAAAATTCGCCAGACGCTTTTTGAACTTTTGCAGAATGCGGTGAAATACACCCCTGACCAGGGGTTAATCACCGTTGATATCACTTGCAACCACCACGAGGCAACACCGCCCACCACCATGACCATCAGGATTTCAGATGCCGGCATCGGCATCGCCCCGGAAGAACAGGAGAAAATTTTCGAGAAATTTTACAAGATTCAGGACGTCCGCGACCACAGCAGTTCTGAGTCCGCCTTTCTGGGCGGCGGCATGGGCGTTGGTCTCTCCCTGGCCCAGGGGCTGATTCATGCCCAGGGCGGCTCGCTGACGGTGGAGAGCTCACCGGGAGCCGGTTCCACCTTCATTATCACCCTGCCCTGTCGGGCTCTGCCAGCCTCGCTGTAG
- a CDS encoding acetate--CoA ligase family protein — protein sequence MEKLFHPRSVLVIGVSPKPENLAKNIVHNLIDFGFEGEIHLLGRKPGYFLGHRIHTEFADLPDGIEMAVILTPAATVLATMKACVAKGITRMVIESGGFREFSAAGAVLEKEIVAFASQHGVKFVGPNGISIINRHNGLCLPFMRLSSAEIREGGLSLVSQSGGMALTYLGMGSSDSLGVAKVVSMGNKSCLDESDYLAYLKDDPRTTIIGLYLEGIEDGQRLLSQCAGIQKPVILHKANTSEQSGRIARSHTAALANDDQVVDAACRQYGIYRVKTFRQFINQVKSFSLPLMRGDNLVVISRSGGHAVVAADAAAAAGFQLVEFSDEFIDFIKSRFRAKVINPTNPLDLGDLFDIDFYVTILEQVLQRPDVDGVLFNHVFQADVEGDASLRLAETINILAQRYHKPVALCVFSGEQAVTGLKRKLSFPLFTEPAEGIEALAVSRDYASRRQPLQQPMDEAVVAGGGDRQAVAAIFDEALSCQHGELLLDQVLEIFQAYDLPVLPYRIVRPGDNPAPAAAELGFPLAAKVVAAALSHKSDAGGVILGIDGPEAVRQTCAELEKNFASLPGYRGIMLQSQGQTSLEMIVGGRQDAAFGPVVLLGMGGIYAEIFQDVALRLPPLTSSLIDDMIAELKGAPILMGARGRQGVHRPTLEKVLQAVAGLLTDFPVIQQLDINPLFLDDQQGAVVDGRIILAAAKA from the coding sequence ATGGAGAAGCTGTTTCACCCCCGGTCGGTGCTGGTCATCGGCGTGTCGCCGAAGCCGGAAAATCTGGCGAAGAATATTGTTCATAATCTGATCGACTTTGGTTTCGAAGGTGAAATTCACCTGCTGGGCAGGAAACCAGGGTATTTTCTTGGCCATCGGATCCATACCGAGTTTGCTGATCTTCCCGACGGTATTGAGATGGCGGTCATCCTGACGCCGGCGGCGACGGTGCTGGCCACCATGAAAGCCTGTGTAGCCAAAGGCATTACCAGAATGGTGATTGAAAGCGGCGGTTTCCGGGAGTTTTCTGCTGCCGGGGCTGTCCTAGAGAAGGAGATTGTCGCCTTTGCCAGCCAGCATGGGGTGAAATTTGTCGGCCCCAACGGGATCAGCATCATCAATCGTCACAACGGTTTGTGTCTGCCCTTCATGCGTCTCTCTTCGGCGGAGATCAGAGAAGGTGGGCTGTCCCTGGTTTCCCAGAGCGGCGGCATGGCTCTGACCTACCTGGGGATGGGCAGCAGTGACAGCCTCGGGGTTGCCAAGGTGGTCAGTATGGGCAATAAAAGCTGCCTTGATGAGAGCGATTATCTTGCCTATTTGAAGGACGATCCCCGGACGACCATCATCGGCCTCTACCTCGAAGGGATTGAGGATGGCCAGCGGCTGCTCTCACAGTGTGCCGGCATCCAGAAGCCGGTGATCCTCCACAAAGCCAACACCTCTGAACAGAGCGGCCGCATAGCCCGGTCGCACACGGCGGCATTGGCCAACGATGACCAGGTGGTAGATGCCGCCTGCCGCCAGTATGGCATCTATCGGGTGAAAACCTTTCGCCAGTTTATCAATCAGGTAAAATCATTCAGCCTGCCGCTGATGCGGGGCGATAATCTGGTGGTGATCTCCCGTTCTGGCGGCCATGCGGTGGTGGCGGCGGATGCGGCGGCGGCCGCCGGTTTTCAGCTGGTGGAGTTCAGCGATGAATTTATCGATTTTATCAAGTCCCGCTTCCGGGCCAAGGTCATCAATCCCACCAACCCCCTTGACCTGGGAGATCTTTTTGATATCGATTTCTACGTGACGATTCTGGAGCAGGTGCTCCAGCGGCCGGACGTTGACGGGGTGCTGTTCAACCATGTCTTCCAGGCCGATGTGGAGGGGGACGCTTCCCTGCGGCTGGCGGAAACCATCAATATCCTGGCCCAGCGCTACCATAAACCGGTGGCCCTGTGCGTTTTTTCCGGCGAACAGGCGGTGACCGGCCTGAAAAGAAAACTTTCTTTTCCCCTGTTTACGGAGCCGGCGGAGGGGATTGAAGCTCTGGCCGTATCCCGGGATTACGCCAGCCGCCGGCAGCCGCTTCAGCAACCAATGGACGAAGCAGTGGTTGCCGGTGGAGGTGACCGCCAGGCGGTGGCGGCGATATTCGATGAAGCACTCAGCTGCCAGCATGGGGAGCTGCTGCTTGATCAGGTGCTGGAGATCTTCCAGGCCTATGATCTGCCGGTCCTGCCGTATCGCATCGTCCGTCCCGGCGACAATCCGGCACCGGCGGCAGCAGAACTGGGATTTCCCCTGGCGGCCAAGGTGGTGGCCGCCGCCCTTTCCCATAAAAGTGATGCCGGCGGCGTTATCCTGGGTATTGACGGGCCGGAAGCCGTGCGGCAGACCTGTGCCGAGCTGGAAAAAAACTTTGCCTCCCTGCCCGGCTATCGGGGGATTATGCTCCAGTCCCAGGGGCAGACAAGCCTGGAGATGATTGTCGGTGGTCGTCAGGATGCGGCTTTCGGGCCGGTGGTTCTGCTGGGGATGGGCGGTATCTACGCGGAAATTTTTCAGGATGTAGCCCTTCGGCTGCCGCCGCTGACTTCGTCGCTGATCGACGACATGATTGCCGAACTCAAAGGAGCGCCGATTCTTATGGGTGCCCGGGGCCGGCAGGGGGTTCACCGGCCGACCCTGGAAAAAGTTCTGCAGGCCGTTGCCGGTCTGCTGACCGATTTTCCCGTTATTCAGCAGCTCGACATCAACCCGCTGTTTCTCGATGACCAACAGGGTGCGGTTGTTGATGGGCGCATCATCCTGGCAGCCGCCAAGGCATAA